AATACTTCTCTTGTAACCTTTCTTAGAAATCCTCTCTAGAAATAATTTTCTATTATTCAAGATATTGCCATTAAACTATGACGACTACGGAAATTCCCATGCAGCAAGATGAAAGTATCAAAGAATTTGATACTGAAGACTAACCGAATATAATTACAATTTTTTATTATTCTGAGTAAGTTTTGGATAGAATAAACATTTCATAAATTTCATTGATTGTTTAAGAAGTTTTCCATAAATTATACTCTTTTATAATACGGAATTAATTAAATGTCTGTTAATAACTCTCTTGGATTTAATCTTAACGCAAGATCTTTCGTTCCTGCAACCACCTCAAAAGTTCCGGAAGTAGAATTCAACCCTGAATATACTGCGCAGAAGACATATTCAGAACTGGGAAGCCGTCTCTCTTTCTCGATGATAGGCACAAAAGTTTTACGTGTTTACCCATGTACTGTAGGCGGAGAGCATCTTTGGACATTTGTTCCTCCTTCTTTGTTCCTTGATGATATTCGAAATTCATCCCTGATTTTCTCTCGTTTTGTGGATAGAAAACCTCTTTTTATAGTGAATGGAAAAGAAACCTTTTTTTTACCCGAATTTAATGATGCCAATTGGATCACAGAAGAGGATTTTCTAAACCACCGCGAAAAAATACGCGAAAAGACTGCTCCACGTTTACATGGGGCTAATCCGTCAAATTCCCACCAAGAAGTGATCTCTGCAGGAAAAGTGAATGCCCGGTCGCTCACCCCCCAAGATAAAGGTAAAAAGTTTGTCCGTATCACGCCCATGGTTGATGAAGCCGTATGCGAATATTATTGGGATTTTGTGCCGAAAGACAATGAAACGCCTCAGGAGTTGCAGAATAGGATCCCTTTTCTAACAGCTCTGACGGATGAGACAATGACTTTCTCTTTACATAGGCAAGACGAAGAATACCCCATAGAATGTAATGAGGCTGTATGGATAACTATTAATGAATACTTTGCTTATAAAAAAGAACATGGTCCTGCTGCAGACGCTCCTAAATGGGGAGCTCACCCCGTCAAATTGCAGCTCATTGTTTCGGATGAGAAATTTCCACTTTTATCAGAGGCTGATATAGGGAAGATTTTTGTACGCAGCTACCCCCATTACGACCAAAAAAATCATGCGTATCAATGGTGTTACATCTGTGAGCCTAAAACTCTGGATGTACGCAAGCTCGCTTTAGTATTAAGAAAGATAACATCTACAGACTTAATCTTTTCCTACTTTAAAGAGGGTAATGCTTCTGAACAGGGGTTCCGTATGGATACCAAATGGAATGATGGGTATTGGACACCTGTGGATACCTATTGCGAAAAACAAGGTTTCAGCTTTTTCGAAAATGATCCAGCATTTATGCATCTACCCGGATACGTTTTTCGCAGATCTTTTAAAGAGCTGGAAGGCGAGAAAATCTCGGATGATTTGATAGGAAAAAAACTCGTTCGACTGCATCCTTATTTAAGTAAGACAACGTACAAATGGAAATATATTCCCAAAGAAGCAACTCCAAAAGCTGTCGTGGACGCAGCTGTAGAGTTATCTAAGAAAGATGGAAAGTATTTTGTGGGGAAGTATTCCCGTCCCTGCAACGATAATTACTGGATGGAGCTGAACCAATTTTTCAAAAAACTCAATTTAACTTATGTTTACGAACCTGTGGACGGGCATCATCCTACAAACCCCGAATGGAAAGTATTTCCTGAGTTAGGCGAGCCCCTATCAGAAAAGCATATCAATAAAAGAGTTGTCCGCGTCTATCCTTACCTTGAGAAGGAAAAATTCCAATGGGATATCATCCCTCGTCTATTAACCATTAACGCGCTAATTGATGTCAGCGCATACGTAAGAAGCAGTAATAAATTATTTTTAGATAAGTATAATTACCTAACGCCAAATGTATTGAAAGACAGCTACTGGATAGAAATTAACGAGTTTATTTCTAAATTAGATTTGCCTTATGAATCTGCTCCTGTAGACGGACGTCATCCCGTCAATAAAACCAGAGTTTATACGGAGTGGGGAGAAAAACTCTCAGCTAAACATATCGGCCGTAACGTCCTTCGTGTCTATCCTTACAAGGAAGAGAAAAACATGCGAGATGTGCAAATAAGACGTTATAATTGGCAGTTTATTCCAAATAAAGAGACCTACGATGAAGTAGAAAGTGCAAGTTATGAAATCGACGAATTCAAGGGCAGACTGCATCATAATTATTTTTCAAATTACTTTTCCAGAAACAATGATCTTAGACCCTTTGAAGAAGATAGTTTTTGGATGAGTTCTGATGAGTTTATGGAAAAATTGAATATTCCTTTCCCTTACGGCCCTGTCGATGGACACCACCCCGAACGCCCCCAACAGAAAGTTTATCCGGAGTGGGGTGAAAAACTCTCTGAAAAGCATATAGGCCAGCATATGGTACGGGTATATCCTTCACGTGATATGAGATACATCTGGGACTATATCCCCCTTAAAGCTAAACGTAAGCACATCAATTGTCTAAAACTACACCGCACAAAAGAGGGACAATATTATTTAGGGCGTAATGAGTCCAAAAGAGCGGTAGAAGACTCCTACTGGCTTACGGCAAAGGAATTCGCAGAAAAACTTAATATTCCTTTACGTAATGCACCTGTGAATGGATCCGACCCCGCTCGTCCTGAAAGAAAAGTATATCCGGAATTGGGTCGCATATTAAATAAGGACCATATTGGAAAGATGGTCAAACGTGTTTATCCATTTCACCGGAAATTGTCCTACTGGTGGGATTATATCCCTATGAGCGGCTCCGAAGAAAACGTAAAAGACTCTCTGCTCAGACCTTTGACGATACTCTCAGAAATCAAGGATGACGGATCCTTAGTCATAAAACAAAGTGAAGGATCATTTTCACTAAGTAAAAAATGGAATGATGGAAATTGGGCGTTGGCAGAAGATATCTTTGCTCATGCTGTAAGCAAGCGTTTTCTACCGGAACCTCCTGCCATATCTTTATCTGTCTATCCTCAACAGAAGGCTTCTGCATTATTAGGTCAAAAACTTAAGGAGGTCTATGTTAAAGAGGCGAAGTTCATCCGTTCATACCCCAACATAGAAATGACCGACCAAGCCTCCCAGTGGAGATTTATTCCTGAAAAACTCACCCTCAAGGCAGTTTTAAAAGCCGCAGAGGAAGTTGAACAATTTTTTAAAGAAAAAGATGTGAAGGCATGGAGTGGTTTCAACCTGCCTGAGATATGGAATGATACACATTGGATCACTGTAGACAAATACTGCGAACATTATGGCATCGAGAAAAAAGAAACCCTTAGAAAAACCATAAAAGAATGGTTTAATAAGATTAAGAAGCATTGCGCAACATATCTTTACTCAGAAAATTATATATATCAAGAAATGCCCACACCAAAACCAGAAACAACCTCTGCCACGGATAGTTCAAAAAAGAAAGATCCAAAAGATCCTTATGAAATTTTAGGAGTACCGCGTACGGAACAGGATTTTGCCGTATTCAAAATGGCATATCGAAAACTTTCACGAAAATACCATCCGGATAAAAACAAGGATCCTATTACACACGAAAAATTCAAAACGCTTAAACCTGCGCTAGAAACTATTAGAAAAAATCTATTAGGTAAGACGGGATTCTTTATGTTTGATCCCAACCTTACATTGGAAGAAACTTTTAAGCTGGCAAAGGAATATTATGACAGTCTTGTAGGAAAAAAACGCTTAATCGAACTTTCCCATCATAAAGAAACCTTGTCCCAATGGAATAACTTTTTGTTGGAGTATCAAAAATGTTTGGATCTTCCTTCAGAAGACAAGCTTTTAAAACTCTTTGTCAAACGACAATCTATGTTCATTCAGGAGGAATATGATTTTTACAATGTGTTGGTCTTGCTTAAAGAATTGAACTACCCTACAAAATGGATGACGAAGGATGAAGGGCATGCGTTATTACTGACCAATAGGGAAAAAATATATGCGCTCTACCAGGAATGGGTTCAGAAGGGAATAAGTGGTTTCAAAACATATGAGCTCGCTAATGTTCACATCTCCGTTTATTTATACGTCATCGACAGTTACATCGCTTGCACAAGGCAACTTGTGGATTTATCTGTAATGGAAGGGGATAAAGCCCAAGCTTTTGATCTACGAGAAAAACTGAGTGAATGGATTGATAGCGCTCGCAAAGAGTTGGAGCAAATGCTCTCGCGTGCCTATAAGAATACCAGGGAGTTTGATCTTTTAGTTTTATTCCATAATGATAAACCAAATTTTACTGTTCCCGATTTCGGAGTACCTCAAGAAGAGAGTGCTTCTACTGAAAATAAAGAAGAAAATAGCTCTGTAGATAACGATTCTGATTCAGAAGAATTATTAGAAATTGATTCCGGAGAGATGCCGCATATAAAAAGTGCGCCAACAGACCCTATGCTCACTTTAGAGTATACGGAGGAATGGGAAAGGAATAAAGAGGCTGCTACTGAAGAGACAAGTGCGGTTCAAGATTCTAATGCTGCCCCTGTGGACAATACTGAAACGGAGATTGAGCTTAAGAAGAAAGGTAAAAAACCGACACTAAGCAAAAATATAAAACAGAACTTAAAACACTTAGACGTACATGTAAAATGGCTAGGGTTTTATATAAGCATGTCCTAGTATAGAAGTGCGGAGACTTGTCTCCGTTTTCCCTGTCCTCGACTTGTCGAGGACACTTAATCTTTTGAATAACATTGTGTAAGATGCCCTCGACAAGTCGAGGGCAATGAAAGCGGCGACAAGTCCTTGCGGTTCTACATAACTTTCTATTGAATAATTTTAAGGATTACTCTCCATTACTCATACGTAACTGCGAAGCAGTATTTTGCCACGAAGTGGCTACATTAGTGATTCATTCTAGCCTAATCTTAAATCTGCCGCCACTTTGTGGCTTGATTCTAGGGGTACCCTTTCCATGCGTTTTTCGCTTCGCTCATTCACACATGGCTAACATCATGTAGCCACTTCGTGGCAAAATACTGCTTCGCAGTCAGTAAATATAAGAAAATTGTCAATAGAAAGTTATGTAGAACTCCTATACTAAGAGATAGTTTTGCTAAAATTAATATAATACAGGCTTAACACGTGCGTAAACAGCTTCACGTTGCGTGCCATTGATGATGTAAAAGGAATCAAAGTGGGTCTCATCAAAATTCGCTCCTATACAAACAGTATTGCCCGAGGAGAAATAACCTAGTTTTTCTTTAAGCATCCAAACAGATCCGTCATTAAGGGTCAGTTTTTTAGCGGAAGGTGTCGGTCTTTTATTTTTAGGTGTTGTTGCATCAGGCGCTTCGGTGTTCTCATAGATTTTCTCACAGGCGACAACATATTTAGGTTGCGACGCATGTCTTGCTAACATCACGCGAATTTTTTCGCCATTGTTGTGGTTGACGAGTTCGAATTTATGCTCTCGTTTGAAGAAGTACCAGGTTGGTCGGACACCTACATGCACCCAATCGCCTGGAACGAAACGGTTTAGTTTTTGGCTGTCTTCAGGGTGAGTCTTCCAAGCAGATCCGTCACTCAATACGATGGTTGCATCACCTGCAAATTGGTTATAGCGATCGCCCTCATAGGTATAAAAGGTGGAGACCCGCTGCATGATCGCAGGATAAGACTCTAATCGCGCTTTAGCGGAAAGGACGGTAACAAATGTCATGCAAAGCATTAAGGCTAAACAGATTTTACGTAACATACTTAAACTCTCGTTGTTTTTTTGTTTCCAGAAGTTCACTTTTCAAGAAGTTTAAGAGATTAAATTAAATGTTGTATTAAGAAAAATAAAATAAGAAATAAAATTAAAGAAAGGCCTTCGCTTGAACTGTTGAAAGAGACTTTGACATTATACCCTATGCACCTTACGATAGTAGGTCAATTTTAAACTTATAATATTATTAGCGGAGTTTCTTTATGGCTATTAGTGTATTTGACCTTTATTCGATCGGAATAGGTCCGTCTAGCTCGCATACTGTAGGACCCATGCGCGCAGCTCGTCGTTTTGCACTAGAGCTCAATGACTTAAAACTTTTGTCCGAAACGGGGCGTATTAAAACAGAACTTTATGGATCACTGGCGCTCACAGGGAAAGGTCATAATACCGACATCGCAATATTATTGGGATTAAGTGGTTACACTCCCGAAGGTGTGAATCCCGATGCTGTCCCGGAAATTACATCTTCCATTCGTAACAACCGTAAACTCAGTATACTTCTGAAACATGAAATGACGTTCAATGAAGCGGACGACTTATTATTTCATGGAGACAAACTATTACCTTACCATCCCAATGGGATGCGATTCAGCGCGTTTGACATAAATGGCAAGTTGCTCCTTGAAAAAGTTTTTTATTCTGTCGGCGGGGGATTTATTGTAGATCATTCCGAAGCTGCGAGAGATGACACGCTCGGCGACCATCATCACCCTTTACCCCATCCATTTGCCACAGCCGAAGCCATGCTGGATCACTGTCGTACCCATAACTTTTCTATAAAGGAGCTTATGCTCCGCAATGAACTGACCTGGAGAACTCAAGAAGAAATCCATGCAGGGATTTTAAGAATTTGGGAAGTGATGTGTTTCTGTACAGAAAGGGGATGCCATCAAGAAGGAATTCTTCCCGGCGGATTAAATGTCCGTCGCCGTGCAGCAAAACTTTGGCAAAGCCTGGAGCAACGCAAAAAAGAAGGCAAAGAATCCCCTGCGGAAGTTATGGAATGGGTAAGTCTTTGGGCTTTAGCGGTTAATGAAGAAAATGCCGCCAGTGGCAGAGTCGTCACTGCCCCTACAAATGGTTCAGCGGGGGTTATACCGGCCGTACTACACTATCTTGTAAAATATTATCCCGAGATCGACGAAGAAGGAATCATTACCTTCTTCCTAGTTTCAGGCGCCATAGGCATTCTCTATAAAGAAGGGGCTTCTATCTCTGCTGCTGAAATGGGCTGTATGGGTGAAGTCGGCGTAGCGTGTTCGATGGCCGCTGCCGGATTAACCGCCGCTCTCGGCGGTACGAATGAGCAGATAGAAAATGCTGCCGAAATCGGAATGGAACATAATTTAGGGTTAACTTGCGATCCCATCCTAGGCCTTGTCCAAATTCCGTGCATCGAAAGAAATACAATGGGAGCGGTAAAAGCTATCAATGCAGCATTATTAGCTCTTGCAGGGGATGGGTTACATCGTGTATCTCTAGATCAAGTAATAGCAACAATGCGGCAGACCGGCAAAGACATGAAGAGCATCTATAAAGAGACTTCTCAAGGCGGCCTTGCTGTCAACGTACCCGAGTGTTAAAACCATGGAAACAGAAATCAAGCGTGATGTGATCAGGGTAGACGAACGTCATCCCATACAATTCAAAGTCGGCCATCAGAACCTTTTTGGGATGATGCATATGCCTTTGATAGGACAGAAAGTTCCTGCCGTACTTATCTGCCATGGTTTGGGCGGAGATAAAAATGGCCGCTACCGCGCCTATGTCATCCTTGCCCGTATGTTAGCAGAGAACGGCATCGCCTGCATGCGCTTTGATTATCGCGGCTGCGGTGACAGTGAAGGGGAATTTAGCCAAGTCACATTAAGCTCCCAAGTTGAAGATGCTATTGCGGCCTCTCACTTCTTGCAACACTATCCCGGCATTGACAACACGCGTTTGGGGATTTTTGGGCGTTCTTTCGGAGGGCTTATAGCCGTTCATGCTGCAGCAAAGACGAAAGCATTTTGCAGTATAGGACTTTGGTCTGCAGTGTTTAATGGCGAACCATGGCGCGAAATCTGGGAACAGGCGCAAATGGGGACATTGCCTCAAGAACACTACAATGCAGCTATGACTGTTAACGGTCATATTGTGGACGTACAACTATGGAAAGAGCTGTTCATGTCCGATACTTCAGGCTCATTAGGACATCTTCATGATATTCCTCTGCTTCATATTCACGGCGAAAAAGACGGCCGTGTCAGCGTAAGCCAAGCGGACGAGTATCACAAAATTCGCGAAGCTGCCCAAGCACCGAATCATTTTCTCCGTCTCAAAGAAAGTGATCATGATTTCAGCAATATCTGGGAAAGGGAAGAAGCTTTTGAATCTACCCTAGATTGGTTCAGGCAGACACTATAGATAATAATAGTTTACTGACTGCTTCGCAGTCAGTAAACGTAAGAAGGTTATCAATAGAAAGTTATGCAAAATTGCAAGGACTTGCCGCCGTTTGAATTTCCAAACAAAAAGTTCTACATCAGGTAATTTTCTTGCTAGAGAAAATATGCCGACATATGAAATGTTAGGAGTTTTTGAAAAACTTTCTATTATGGATGGCCATGTCAGTGCATTCCTCTTGCAGCCCTTTACAACTCCAGCGTCAGCAATATCAGCCTAAGCTACCCTCCATCTTGGAGCATTTAAGGCAAGTCGGCGGCCATTTCAAAGCCCTTGACGGTAATGAAGCCGATCCTTCGATTTTAAGTCTTTTCCCCCAGACCAAGGATCAGGATGAAATTGTATTCTCTATTCAGTCTGGCTTACCGGCCCATACGCCCAAGAGGGTAGGGGTGCTTTTCTCCGGAGGACAAGCGTCCGGAGGGCATAATGTGATCACCGGCCTTTTTGATGCTTTAGTTAATCTGCATCACGAAAGCCGCCTTTTTGGATTTCTAGGGGGGCCTTCCGGTCTGATTTCTGATCAGCATGTTGAAATCACACACGACCTTGTCCAAAAGTACCGCAATCAAGGCGGCTTTGATATGATCGGTTCAGGCAGGACTAAAATAGAAACGTCAGCTCAATATGAGGCAGCCCTTTATACTGCAGAGCACCTAAAGTTAGATGCTATCGTTATCATAGGGGGAGATGATTCTAATACGAATGCGGCGTTACTTGCAGAATTCATTAAATCTAAAGGCCGCAATATCTGTGTTATTGGCGTCCCAAAAACGATAGATGGCGACCTGAAAAATGAGCATATCGAAATTTCGTTTGGCTTCGATACGGCAAGCAAAACCTTTGCCGATATCATCGGTAATATTGCACGTGATGCCCTCTCGGCAAAAAAATACTATCACTTTATACGGTTAATGGGGCGCTCTGCCTCTCACATCGCTTTGGAATGCGCACTGCAGACTCATCCTAATTATGTTGTGATTGCGGAGGAAGTATTGGAAAAAGCTAAAACACTGCAAAATATTACGGATGAAATCTGCGATGTCATCAGCCGGCGCGCTGCAGCAGGGAAAAACTACGGCATTATCTTGCTGCCGGAGGGGATTATAGAATTCATTCCGGAATTCCGTTTACTCATCAATGAACTTAATACCGTTTTAGCACCGGATAAACCGCACGCTCTAGCGCTGGATGCAGCAACTGATAAAAAGGCTCTTTTATCTACATTGCTTTCTGACGCATCCAATCAGTGTTTTAAATCAATACCGCAGGCCATTCAAGAGCAGCTATTAATGGACCGTGATCCGCACGGTAATGTGCAGGTATCTAAGATTGAGACGGAGAAATTATTTATTACAGCCGTTGAAAAAGAGCTGGAAGAACGGAAACAGAAGGGTCTTTTTCAAGGAAAGTTCAGCGCTCAGGGGCACTTTTTGGGATATGAAGGACGTAGTTGCTACCCTTCAAATTTTGATTCCCAATATTGTAATGCCCTAGGTTACGTAGCGGCGCTGCTAATTCAGATGAGAGCTACGGGGTATATTGCCACAGTAAGTCGGCTTGCAGAAGCCGTAGACGAATGGCAGTGCGGGGGGATTCCTCTTGTGAAGATGATGGCAATGGAAGAAAGGCACGGAAAACAAAAGCCGGTCATAAAAAAAGCTTTGGTAGACCTTAATAATGCTCCGTTTAAAACGTTAGCAAAATTACGTGACAGCTGGGTACAGGAAGATAAATATTGTTTTCCGGGACCTATACAATTTGCGGGGTTGCCTGCTTTGACGGAGGGGCGTACTTTTACTCTATTGTTGGAGAGCTCAAAAAATTTACAATAGTTATCCTTGTTATATATCATAGTTGTTGTTGAGTTTACTTTTTTATAAATAAAAACTATTGTATGATTCTGTTTTTATATTATATATAAGTTTATGCGTACAATTATTTTACCCGATAACGAAGCTGCTAATGTTCATGTGCATGAGAAGCATTACAATTCTTCAAAGCAACCTTCGGTTTCTTTTTCCGGACGTGAATATGAAATTATTCGCTATGAGAAGCAATGCAAAAGCCCTTTGAATAATATTTTCAAGGCGTTTCTATGGACTCTCATTTCTTTTGGCTTTGGGCTTTTATCCGAAAACATACGCCATAAATGGGACAAGGGATTAACAGGAAAGAATGTTAAATTAGTGTATATTCCTCAGCCTTCATTAAGCTGGGACGGCAAGTTTCTATGTAATCGTGATGACAATGATGCAGAGTTTGATACTAGCATGCAGAAAGCCGTAAAGCGCAGTACAAAATGCGCCTTCGAGCGCATCAACATAGCGAGTTACAGGAAAAATTCTGGTCAGGTCAACGCGCTTTTTGCCATCGACGGAACTATTAGAGAACATGATGTCTTGGACAATGGCCGCATTAGAATGGATTTCATGAAGTTTGCTCGCGGTAAATGCATCACTTTTATCGCTCCTCATGATAGTAACCGAATGCTTTATTGGAATAGCATTGTAATAAAAAGTCGTCTTAACAAAGATAACAAAGATAAGAGCCTACTAATAGGCCACTACTTAGATACTTATCAACATGTTTTGCATGTGATGACCGCATCTGAAATTAGTTATGTTAAATCTAAATCTTATTTACCCCCTCATCTAATTGCTTTGATCAGAGAAGGGAATATCGATAGAAACGTTTAAGCGGTTGCTAAGCATGGATTGCTAATGAATTCTAGTTTCATGCAGAACTTTTAAAGCTTCACTCAATTCCACATACCTATACCTAACTATGAAGCAGTACTTTACAGCGGTAATTATGCTAATGAGGCATTATAACCCCTTCGTAAGTTCTGCCGCCACTCTTATGGCTTGATTCTTGAGGTACCCCTTTCCCTACGTTCATTCGCTTTGCACACTCTTATATCCAAATAGCAACTCTTGTATGATTTTCAGTAGCGACTTGCATAAATATTCACTATCAGTTAATATTTATGCATATCTACAAAATACAAAATTTAGGTGATGTATGACTATAGGTAAAGTCATAGGTTCAAATTGTACTGTGTCATTTCTGAATGAATATGCATATGAAGTGCATATCCATTTTAAACTTCAAAATCAAAGCAGCTCTGAGCAAGTTTTTGTCTTTAAAGAAGAACAAAAGCCCTCATCAGGAGCCGTTGTTGATGTTTTTACCAAAAATGCTGTGTGCCATAAAAGCTTAGTGAAAAAGATCTTCACAAGAAAAGAAGTTCAAGAAGCGACTGATGTTGTAAAGCAATTTCAGGCCTCTCAGGTGGAAGGAACCAAAGTTGCGGTTTTTGATCTTCAAAATCCGATAACCCGTTATTTACCAGCCGGAGAGATTGCTGATTGCGAAAATGTAGTACAAACCTTTTTCACTCAGAAATATCTTTTGGCAGGGCATCCTAAAAAAGTTCATGAGCTATTTCAAAGAGAGCTTAAAGTGGATTATTTGCTTTGTGAAGGGAGCTTAAAAACTGATATTCTTATGCAAGGCGGTTTGGAAGACCATCAAATAACATACTTAAATTCTTCCGAAGGTGCCCTAGGCTTTTGTGGCTTTACGGAATATTTCATGCATGGTCTTAAATTAGGCCACACCATTACAACACCCTCAAAGAACACTCTAGAAGGATCGAAATATTTTAAAGCAATCGGTACAGAAGAAGCTTATAAACCCAGGCAAAGCAGCACGGTATTTTATCCCTTTCAATACAGGGATATGTATTCCGTCACCGGAAAATATGCTAAGTCCCTCGCCGATAGTTTCACTGTTTCTGGCAGATATTATGAATCTACTAAGATATCTATCCTTAACACCGCGTTGAAAGTATGAAGTATTATCTAGCCGAGGCTAATCAAAACACGTTTATTTTGTACGATTTTCTAGATAAACAGAGCGTAGATCAGAAACTCCTTAATGAGGTGCAAAAAGCCCTCCTTTTTGAAAATAGGGATGATGCTTTATTGCTCGTCAATGGTAGTGAAAAAAAGGGCGCCTTCATTGCGCAGATGCTTGTACTAGGACAAGATGGGCAATTAGGGGAGTTTTGCGGTAACGGCGCGCGTGCTTGCGGAGCTTATCTATTTGACAACTATCCCCATGCAAAACAGCATTATCTCATCACTCCATACGGGCTGCATCCCTTGCAAAAGTATGATGAAGATGTCTATTCCATTAACCTGCCTGCGGCATCTTTTGAAATAGATTCGAAGTTTATTGCAGATCCCCAAACTTTTAGGTCTAAATATCCCTGGATCTTTGTGAATATGATTGAGCCCCATTTAACTCTTGAAGGTGAAATGAGCGATCAAGAACTATATAAGCAGGGACGAGAATTGAATACGCAGAGAGATCTATTTCCCCTCGGTATCAATTTAAATGTTTGGCAAATTCAAAGAGATGGAACACTCTTTGTAAAAACTTTTGAGAGGGGAGTGCAACGCCTTACGAGATCGTGCGGGACAGGTTCTTTATCGTGCGCTTCTATTTACAAATCTCAGGGGCATGTAAGAGTTATTACGCCCGGGGGACCTTTAGATATATGCCTGGGTGTATCGGGGATTGAGCTTAAAGGGTCAGGATATTATTCAAAGCAAGAGTAGACTTCTTTCGAAATTCGCTTTGGGTGTGAAAAGAAAAAGGAGGCGTTTACGCCTCCTTTTTTTACTTAAGACCATTAAATAGATCTAACAGATCAATTTTGTCGTTTTTACTGCAGTGCCTTGCGCAATATTTTCTAAAATTATCGATCAATACCTGCTTATTAGGTTGAACATTCATCCATTGTGTGATGATCGCCTTATCCTCCATGTTAAGCGGAGCAAATCCGAAGACAAGCTTACTCATGGCAATATGTCTTTTATATGGCTCAATACAGTTTTTGGGTACATCATATGCTGTAATATCCAACTTGCTAAAGAGGTGGTAATTCACAAAGGATTCCAGAGGTTGACTAAATTGTCCCGTCACCCTTTTCTTTGCATGGTCAGCATATTTTGCATCGCTAGCATTTCCGAGAAGAGCGCCTGTTTTACCGTGTTCCTCCGCAAAAAGATAGACAGCGGGATAATAGATTTGAATGGATTCAATTTCTCCAGTCATCCAATTACCTGTTAAATCAGGAAATTGTGAATGAAATCTATGCATATCCATAGTAGGGGATAGCCTTAAACCTGTTCCGGGATATACTTCGGGGTTAGCAAAGTTTGCCTCAAAGGCATCAATATCCCTTTCATCACCATACCATGGATTTAAATCGATAAGAAATTGTTGTAGTCGTGAGGGATTATAAGGACGATTATCCCCAAATCTTGAAAGAGCCCTGCCACGGCGTAAATCTTGTTCAAAAGCAGTTTCCGTATCGTTCGCTTGCTCAGAATCGATTGCAAGTTCTTGCTCTACTTGGATATCGACGTCGGCTTCCACTTCGCCTGTAACTTCCGATTCTACTTCGACAACCACGACGTTCTGATCATGTTCACTTCCTCTAACTTCGTCCAGGAGATATTTTGCGTTAAGAATGAGATTCTTTTTCTCAAGACGCTTGATGACTTCGCTAAGGAAAGTCTGCTGTACGGGATGAGTTAAGGTTTCTTTCAATTTTTCAAG
The Parachlamydiales bacterium genome window above contains:
- a CDS encoding alpha/beta fold hydrolase, translating into METEIKRDVIRVDERHPIQFKVGHQNLFGMMHMPLIGQKVPAVLICHGLGGDKNGRYRAYVILARMLAENGIACMRFDYRGCGDSEGEFSQVTLSSQVEDAIAASHFLQHYPGIDNTRLGIFGRSFGGLIAVHAAAKTKAFCSIGLWSAVFNGEPWREIWEQAQMGTLPQEHYNAAMTVNGHIVDVQLWKELFMSDTSGSLGHLHDIPLLHIHGEKDGRVSVSQADEYHKIREAAQAPNHFLRLKESDHDFSNIWEREEAFESTLDWFRQTL
- a CDS encoding L-serine ammonia-lyase gives rise to the protein MAISVFDLYSIGIGPSSSHTVGPMRAARRFALELNDLKLLSETGRIKTELYGSLALTGKGHNTDIAILLGLSGYTPEGVNPDAVPEITSSIRNNRKLSILLKHEMTFNEADDLLFHGDKLLPYHPNGMRFSAFDINGKLLLEKVFYSVGGGFIVDHSEAARDDTLGDHHHPLPHPFATAEAMLDHCRTHNFSIKELMLRNELTWRTQEEIHAGILRIWEVMCFCTERGCHQEGILPGGLNVRRRAAKLWQSLEQRKKEGKESPAEVMEWVSLWALAVNEENAASGRVVTAPTNGSAGVIPAVLHYLVKYYPEIDEEGIITFFLVSGAIGILYKEGASISAAEMGCMGEVGVACSMAAAGLTAALGGTNEQIENAAEIGMEHNLGLTCDPILGLVQIPCIERNTMGAVKAINAALLALAGDGLHRVSLDQVIATMRQTGKDMKSIYKETSQGGLAVNVPEC
- a CDS encoding DnaJ domain-containing protein; this translates as MSVNNSLGFNLNARSFVPATTSKVPEVEFNPEYTAQKTYSELGSRLSFSMIGTKVLRVYPCTVGGEHLWTFVPPSLFLDDIRNSSLIFSRFVDRKPLFIVNGKETFFLPEFNDANWITEEDFLNHREKIREKTAPRLHGANPSNSHQEVISAGKVNARSLTPQDKGKKFVRITPMVDEAVCEYYWDFVPKDNETPQELQNRIPFLTALTDETMTFSLHRQDEEYPIECNEAVWITINEYFAYKKEHGPAADAPKWGAHPVKLQLIVSDEKFPLLSEADIGKIFVRSYPHYDQKNHAYQWCYICEPKTLDVRKLALVLRKITSTDLIFSYFKEGNASEQGFRMDTKWNDGYWTPVDTYCEKQGFSFFENDPAFMHLPGYVFRRSFKELEGEKISDDLIGKKLVRLHPYLSKTTYKWKYIPKEATPKAVVDAAVELSKKDGKYFVGKYSRPCNDNYWMELNQFFKKLNLTYVYEPVDGHHPTNPEWKVFPELGEPLSEKHINKRVVRVYPYLEKEKFQWDIIPRLLTINALIDVSAYVRSSNKLFLDKYNYLTPNVLKDSYWIEINEFISKLDLPYESAPVDGRHPVNKTRVYTEWGEKLSAKHIGRNVLRVYPYKEEKNMRDVQIRRYNWQFIPNKETYDEVESASYEIDEFKGRLHHNYFSNYFSRNNDLRPFEEDSFWMSSDEFMEKLNIPFPYGPVDGHHPERPQQKVYPEWGEKLSEKHIGQHMVRVYPSRDMRYIWDYIPLKAKRKHINCLKLHRTKEGQYYLGRNESKRAVEDSYWLTAKEFAEKLNIPLRNAPVNGSDPARPERKVYPELGRILNKDHIGKMVKRVYPFHRKLSYWWDYIPMSGSEENVKDSLLRPLTILSEIKDDGSLVIKQSEGSFSLSKKWNDGNWALAEDIFAHAVSKRFLPEPPAISLSVYPQQKASALLGQKLKEVYVKEAKFIRSYPNIEMTDQASQWRFIPEKLTLKAVLKAAEEVEQFFKEKDVKAWSGFNLPEIWNDTHWITVDKYCEHYGIEKKETLRKTIKEWFNKIKKHCATYLYSENYIYQEMPTPKPETTSATDSSKKKDPKDPYEILGVPRTEQDFAVFKMAYRKLSRKYHPDKNKDPITHEKFKTLKPALETIRKNLLGKTGFFMFDPNLTLEETFKLAKEYYDSLVGKKRLIELSHHKETLSQWNNFLLEYQKCLDLPSEDKLLKLFVKRQSMFIQEEYDFYNVLVLLKELNYPTKWMTKDEGHALLLTNREKIYALYQEWVQKGISGFKTYELANVHISVYLYVIDSYIACTRQLVDLSVMEGDKAQAFDLREKLSEWIDSARKELEQMLSRAYKNTREFDLLVLFHNDKPNFTVPDFGVPQEESASTENKEENSSVDNDSDSEELLEIDSGEMPHIKSAPTDPMLTLEYTEEWERNKEAATEETSAVQDSNAAPVDNTETEIELKKKGKKPTLSKNIKQNLKHLDVHVKWLGFYISMS